A section of the Ignavibacteriales bacterium genome encodes:
- a CDS encoding 5-(carboxyamino)imidazole ribonucleotide synthase, with translation MRIGILGGGQLARMIMEDCYKFGFEFVILSKTASSPAGMLTKDEIVGDWHDDETLHKFADSCDIVTLENEFIDYQKIEYLESLGKAVHPCSKIIKLIQDKLIQKQTLEDLGIPVADFVPVKTMEDITSFAGVHGYPVILKSRTMGYDGKGNYKIDSENDIDTALETIGARGELMCESFVDFKIEIATQAARSKSGEMKIYPVVETIQKDHICHIVKASEKKFTEIKEQVNNIASTILEKLDYVGVMGIEMFLMEDNSILVNELAPRVHNTGHYSIEGCYTSQFENHIRAVLDLPLGDVTMREESAVMINILGEKDAAAKLTRLGSALQNFRTYVHIYGKNETRIGRKMGHITVLDKYIDAAEKAAILCRNEIDI, from the coding sequence TTGAGAATAGGCATTTTAGGCGGAGGGCAGCTAGCCCGGATGATTATGGAAGATTGTTACAAGTTCGGCTTTGAATTTGTAATTCTTTCGAAGACTGCCTCGTCCCCGGCCGGGATGTTGACAAAAGATGAGATAGTTGGAGACTGGCACGATGATGAAACCCTTCACAAGTTTGCTGACTCATGTGATATAGTTACACTCGAAAATGAATTTATTGACTACCAAAAAATAGAGTACCTGGAATCTCTGGGTAAAGCAGTTCATCCCTGCTCAAAAATTATCAAGCTTATACAGGACAAATTAATTCAGAAACAAACTCTTGAAGACCTCGGTATACCGGTTGCGGATTTTGTACCGGTAAAGACAATGGAGGACATCACTTCCTTCGCTGGAGTTCATGGCTACCCTGTGATATTGAAATCTAGGACAATGGGATATGATGGGAAGGGTAATTACAAGATAGACTCGGAAAATGATATTGACACTGCCCTTGAAACCATCGGCGCACGAGGCGAACTTATGTGCGAATCATTTGTGGATTTTAAGATCGAGATTGCTACCCAGGCAGCAAGGAGTAAGAGTGGTGAGATGAAAATTTATCCTGTTGTTGAGACTATCCAAAAAGATCACATTTGTCACATCGTTAAAGCTTCCGAAAAGAAATTCACGGAAATTAAAGAACAGGTGAATAATATTGCTTCAACGATCCTGGAAAAATTGGATTACGTTGGCGTAATGGGGATAGAAATGTTCCTAATGGAGGATAACTCTATCCTTGTGAATGAACTTGCTCCCCGGGTACACAATACAGGACATTACTCCATAGAGGGGTGCTACACATCCCAATTCGAAAACCATATTAGGGCGGTTCTTGACCTTCCGCTGGGTGATGTAACTATGAGGGAAGAGTCAGCCGTCATGATCAATATCCTCGGTGAGAAAGATGCTGCCGCAAAGCTTACCCGCCTTGGATCTGCTCTTCAAAATTTTAGGACATATGTTCACATTTACGGTAAAAATGAAACCCGTATTGGCAGAAAGATGGGGCATATAACCGTTCTGGATAAATATATAGATGCCGCCGAAAAAGCCGCCATATTATGCAGAAATGAAATTGACATATAA
- a CDS encoding S41 family peptidase has protein sequence MGLRFFIKPLILILFLTTLNGYALADGGRPQDDIYDKINKNLDEFGNVYKEIALNYVDDIDMDKFVKAGINGMLSTLDPYTVFYDEDSRDQIELITTGKYGGIGITVEIRDSILRVTDVLSGYEAQRKGLRRGDQIIEIDGQNTSNIDLDKLRYVIRGPVGSQINVKVDRDGNILDFTLTREEISLKNVSYYGYLTGDAQGIGYIKLDRFTRNAENEVENIIKSLKSSGNLRGIVLDLRDNGGGLLDAATGILNKLVKKNSLLVITKGKQEDSEKKYFSKEDPLAGDEVPLIVLINENTASASEIVAGAIQDLDRGVIVGSKSFGKGLVQQIKDINNDTQLKITNQRYFTPSGRWIQSKDYFTENKSGVFLNTSQFLQKEFRTLNGRTVYANGGITPDVEVDVKPESEVHQALVNKDMFFKYADYYLESHPGVNVVTVDDVVFQDFKNFLSSYGFNYESKAEKKVNELKDMANNKDFSSDYMTYLDKIMQEVESSESGELESAREEIIRSISEEINKRLVEEFAQIEATFPTDKQLQKAVNIINDPAEYNRLLSK, from the coding sequence ATGGGACTTAGATTTTTTATCAAACCATTGATTCTGATCCTTTTCTTAACCACTCTCAACGGGTACGCCCTTGCAGACGGAGGAAGACCTCAGGATGATATTTATGATAAGATAAATAAGAATCTCGACGAGTTCGGAAATGTTTACAAAGAGATCGCATTGAATTATGTCGATGACATCGACATGGATAAGTTCGTCAAAGCCGGTATAAATGGAATGCTTTCCACTCTCGATCCATATACTGTGTTTTACGATGAAGACAGCAGGGATCAAATTGAACTTATTACTACAGGCAAATACGGCGGTATAGGCATTACTGTGGAGATTCGCGATAGTATCCTGAGGGTTACAGATGTATTAAGCGGGTATGAAGCCCAGCGCAAAGGTCTGAGAAGAGGCGATCAAATTATCGAAATAGACGGGCAAAATACATCTAATATTGACCTGGATAAGTTAAGATACGTTATAAGAGGTCCGGTAGGTTCACAAATAAATGTAAAGGTAGATAGAGACGGTAATATACTTGACTTCACTCTCACACGGGAAGAGATAAGCCTAAAAAACGTTTCCTATTATGGATACCTTACTGGGGACGCGCAAGGCATTGGATATATAAAGCTTGACCGTTTTACTCGCAATGCTGAAAACGAAGTTGAAAACATAATAAAATCTCTTAAATCATCTGGTAATCTAAGGGGCATTGTACTTGATCTGCGGGATAACGGCGGAGGTCTCCTGGATGCCGCAACGGGCATTCTTAATAAGCTCGTCAAAAAGAACAGCCTGCTTGTCATTACTAAAGGTAAACAGGAAGATTCTGAAAAGAAATATTTCTCTAAAGAAGATCCGCTTGCAGGCGACGAAGTTCCTCTGATTGTGCTAATAAATGAAAATACTGCCTCGGCATCTGAGATTGTTGCAGGCGCTATCCAAGACCTGGATAGAGGTGTCATAGTGGGATCAAAATCTTTTGGAAAGGGTCTCGTCCAGCAGATAAAAGACATTAATAACGATACACAACTTAAGATCACTAACCAGAGATATTTTACTCCATCGGGTAGATGGATACAGAGCAAGGATTATTTCACTGAAAACAAAAGCGGCGTGTTCCTCAATACTTCACAATTCTTGCAAAAGGAGTTCCGCACACTAAACGGACGAACCGTTTACGCCAACGGCGGCATTACACCGGATGTCGAGGTTGACGTCAAACCCGAAAGCGAGGTTCATCAGGCCCTTGTAAATAAAGACATGTTCTTCAAATACGCAGATTACTACCTGGAATCCCACCCTGGTGTAAATGTTGTTACTGTTGATGATGTTGTATTCCAGGATTTTAAGAACTTCCTCTCCAGCTATGGTTTCAATTACGAATCTAAGGCTGAGAAAAAGGTCAACGAGCTTAAGGATATGGCAAATAATAAAGATTTCTCATCTGATTACATGACATATCTGGATAAGATCATGCAGGAAGTGGAGTCCTCGGAATCGGGCGAACTCGAATCTGCCAGGGAAGAAATAATAAGAAGCATCTCTGAAGAGATCAACAAAAGACTTGTCGAAGAGTTTGCCCAGATCGAGGCAACTTTCCCGACGGATAAACAGCTTCAAAAGGCAGTGAATATAATCAATGATCCTGCCGAATATAATAGACTGCTTTCTAAGTAA